The genomic segment CGCTCCATCCGCTCTGCATTTCCGGCCAGCATGAGCACATTGGCCCCAATTTTCCGCCAGCGATCCATCTCTGCCTTGAGCACGTTCATTTGCCCGTGGAAGTTTTGCATCGCCCGGCTCGTCATATTAAGGATGTTTTGCGGCTGCGAATGCGGAATTTGCCTTAAAAACAGCGATAAGAACAACGTAGGAAACCGCTTACCATACAAAACTTCCTCCGACTTGCACGCAAGCTCAAAGCCTGGAAGCGATTTTCCATTTTGCAGCAAATGGGTCGCCCATTCCGCTTCATCGCGCTCCAATTGCTTCGCCGTTTCGATCAGGCGGGTAGGCTCATCCATAATGAGCAGCGTATCTTCCGGCATATAGTCCATAATGGTCTGGCGCTCCGGATACAGCAGGGAAATATATTTATAAATATCGGTGAAATACATATGCTCGCGCAGCTTCTCCAGCTCGCTGCCGATTTCCGAACGAAGGCGCTCCTTCGCCGTACGGTCGGACATTTTGCCAAGCTGCTGCTCCAGCAAGGCTGCCGCATGGCTGGCTGCTGATGCAAAGCGCTCTGCGCTCGCAACAATCTCCTGGCAAGGCGGAACCGTATACGTCTGAATGTTATCCTGCGACCGCTGGTCAGCCGCATCAAACGTCCGAATGGAATCGACATCATCGCCGAACCACTCAATCCGGTAAGCGGAAGCTTCAGTCAACGGGTAAAAATCGACGATTCCCCCGCGAACGCTCATTTCACCACGGGATTCAACGCGATCTACGCGAACATAGCCAAGTCCCGTCATTTTTCTTAGGAAGCTGTCTATCGGAAGAACATCGCCTACACTAATCGTAATTTTTGCTTCTGCCATAACGCCGCGTACAGGCAAATAGCGCCGCACACCGGAAAAGGGGACGACAACAATCCCGCGGAAGCCCTCGGACAGCTTGATCAGCACGTCCATTCGCTGTGCCAGCGTCTCAGGACTCGAGATCGCCGATTCGGCAGCTACAAGCTCATTGGCGGGATAGAGCAGCACAGTATCCGATGAGAAGCATTCCTGAAGATCCTCTGCGATTTTCTGCGCTGAAAACATATTATGTGTCACGACTAGCATCGGACGGTCTATCTCTTCTTTCACTGCGGCCATCAGCACTTGTCTGGATGAGCCAGCAAGCCCTGATACCATCTGCTCGCGCATTCCTGAACGGATTCCGGCTATTATGGACTGCACATCCGGATCAGCCGCAAAAGCCTGTATTAACGCTTTCAATCGTCTCGGCACCCCATTTCTATAAACAGACCACTTATAAACTCTTAAATTAATTTCAAGCAAAACCGCCCACCTAAAAAGGTGAGCTCAGCGCTTTGCATGTATGAATCGCTATCATCGAAAAGAAGCCTCAGCCAGCCGCCAAGGCCTTACTATACTTGTGAGCTAAACCTTTCCAACTACTTCCAAGCCACCTTCAACTATTGCAACGGGCTCGCGATCAAGTTCAGCTCGGGATTCGCCTCCAGCGCTTCCCGGCAATAATCGCAAATCACCTTAACCGTCACGTCTCCGTGCTGGTCATACGTAATTATATCGCTGCGCTCTTCAAGGGTCAAGAAATCGAACCCCAGCTGCTGCTCGGTAATTCCGTCCCCGCCTGCAATTGTCCCTATAGGCGTACGGCAGTGTTTGCAAATATAGTTTACAGCCATATGTATGCCTCCTGAAGAATCGTTATACCCTTCAGTATGCCCGGCTTTACCCTATTTTACGCATTTTTTCTAGAGGTGTGCTCAAAAAGCAGCATCACGGCATGAACAGCCTAGCCTGTTATCCCAAGCTAGCGATTAAACTTCGCCATCGTTTCCTCGAACGACGCTTTCAGCGAGAACTCCGCCGCATCGCAGGCTTGATCAATCATCGTTTTTAGCTGCTCCTGCTCGCTTTTTGGAAAATTGGACAGCACATAGTCGGCAATGTTGCCGCCGGGCTGCGGACGTGTAATCCCCATGCGAATCCGGTCAAATGTCTGCGTGCCCAAATGCGCAATCAGCGATTTAATACCGTTATGCCCGCCTGGCCCGCCTTGGAAACGAAGACGGATACGCCCAACCTCCGTATCGAGATCATCGTAAACGACGAGCCCTTCGGTCACATCGGACTTAAAATAATCGATGAACGAACGCACCGATTCTCCTGATAAATTCATATACGTCATCGGCTTGATCAGCACAACCTTCGTTCCATTTACATTGCCCTCGCCAATCAGCGCCTTGCATTTGCTTTGCGTCACTTGGATGCCCCAACGCCGTGCAAGCTCATCTATAACCATAAATCCAACGTTGTGCCTCGTCCCCTGATATTGCGATCCAGGGTTGCCGAGTCCCACAATCCATTTCATAGCGGTCTTTCACTCCTTGCTGTCTCGATCCTTATCGATTGTTATGTTCTCCATTTTACCTTATTTTCCTTCATTGCGGGCAATATATTGCAGCAGATGGCCGAAATTATCGATAATGCTGTGCCCCTCTTTTATGAAAAATGTTCCACGTGAAAAAACGTTCTAATTTACTGATACGCTCGCCATCTAACAAACTATCCTTCTTCTATTTTATATCACGCCATCAGAATCACTAGCACGGCATAAATATAGTATGAATGAATATTGTATGTTATAATTAACAAAAGGAAATATTCGTAAAAAGGAGTGCATTGAATTGGGCTTGTTGTACAACAAAAAAAGTCAAATAATAGTAACACTTCTTTATCCTATCGTAGTTTTTGTAATACTAAGCATAAAGCAAACACTAGAAACATGGATTATTCCTGTACTTGTTACAGTTTTATTTTGTATATTGTGGAGTAATGTGTGGTATTTAATTACCTCTACCCTTCTAATGTGGGTCATATCAGTACCTATGTGGTTATTACTGATAGAACAGTCAAAGGGAGATCAAGGATATGCAATTTTTACATCATCATTGCCGTTTATTATTGCGTTATTCATATTCGTTGTTCTGATACCAGAAATATTAATTATTATTTTCAAGAATTTTATTTTAAACAAGTATTTTTATCAAAAAAGTTAATTAGATATTAATAAAAGAGGCTCTCAGATCATAAATCTGGAAGCCTCTTTTTAATCTAAAGTATAAGTTTCAGCTAACAAGTACACATTAATAACTTTTCCGATAAAAATCTTGTAGTATTAAACACCTTTTTTAATCCGATATCATCTTGACTATAGTTGCTCATAATATAAAAACGAACTTTTATGGAGTTTTAAATGATCCAGCGTATGTTAGATCAGAACTGTCAATAATTTGAGCTGGTGTTACATAAGCTTCTTTACTAGGAGTATAATAACCAATAATATAATCTGTATTACTATTTCCATAATAAAAAGCTTGCCAAATAAATTTTGAGCAATAGTTAGGGTTAATAGTTCCTAATTTGAAGTCATTCCAACTAAATACCGGAATACTATAAGTCGTTACTTTATTATAATTATCTTTTGCCCAAGCTGCTGCTTTACTACCATGTGCAGCTCGGTATACTCTAATTGTTTCTCCTTTGCCATGTCTACCAAAGTAGTTATACAGAGCATCGGCTTTTCCTCCTGATCCTGCTCCATCATCTGCAGGATTTACATGGTACACCCTCATATCTGATGCGACAATCGCGACATGTCCAACAAATGCTGTAGATGACCCAAATGTTTTGGAGGAATACAACACGTCACCTGTTTTAATAATAACATTAGATCCTGGATAGTACTCTGGCAACTCCGCCTTAGGAGTAATTTGATCGGCACTCACAACAGATGGAATCATGAATAATAGAAAAATTGCTAATGAGAGAGCTAGTTTTAAATATTTTCTCACATTACACCACCAATTCTATTTTTTTACTTTCTCAATTATCATATAGCAATATCTATTGGAAGTAAATTACTATACTAAAAAATTGATATCGGTTCAAAAATAAAAATTGATTATAGTAGAAAGGATCTATGAAATTTCCTAAATTGTGTAAGGTTAGTAAAAGCAGAAAGAAACAAAAACATATGTATCGAGTTGCATTAAAGATTGCGGGGATTACTATATAAGCTATAGTAATTTAGAGACATAGTTCTTCACCTAATGCGAGGAAACATTTCAACAAACTCAGCATAAAATTTTTGCAGGCTGTCCGATCTCACCGTGATGTCCGAATAATCACACCCCTCCGACCATTTCATCTGCTCGCCATACCAAACCATATACTCCTCTTTGTTGATCAGGACTTTCGCCGGTTCAAATACCATCAGATCGTAGCTCATTATGGTTTCTCCTCCAATTTCAAAAAGCTTTTATGGCGAGCTTTTTAAAGATTCTCGCGCCCTGATTGCCAAAGCCAGTTGGAACCTTTTCTGATGAATAAACTACTCATACAAAATCAGACTTCCCTACTACTGCAACCTAACCCTTCCCAATAACGTCCATAAAACATGGAAAATAACCATTCCATATTCAACCATACCAGCTATAAGAGAGGAAATAGGAATATGCGATTATTTCGTACATTATGGATGTTTGCTATCATCACCAGCCTGATTACAGGCACGGTTTCTGCCAGCAGTGCGGATGGCACAGTCTCGCAAAAGGAGACGAAACCAGCGGCTGAAGCCCGCAATTATTTGTATTTAATCAAGAAGGATGGCAAATACGGCTACATCAATCAAACCGGGAAAATCGTCATTGAGCCCGTATACGACGGCGGTTCACGTTCCTTTTCCTTTAAACCGAATGAGCCAGTCCAAGTCACTGACAATAAACAGAAGAAAATCATCTATTTTTCGGCAGAAGGAACGAAGCTGTTTGAATGCCCTCAGGAACGCTGCGTTGGCATTATGCAGAACGAGCGGGTCATCTACACTGAGAAAATTGAAGGCGCAGATGGAAAGCTGCAGAAGAGGTATGGCTATTTGAATGCCAAGGGTGAAAAGATAACCGAGCCGATTTTTCATAAAGCCCGTGAATTTTCCGAAGGGCTCGCCATCGTGACGATGGGCAAAGGCAGCGGCTACATTAATACAGCGGGCGAGCTCGTCATTCCTTATCAGTTCAGCAGTTCAGCCAACTTTTCAGATGGCATGGCCGTAGTCGGATATTTGAAAAAAAGCAAGGATGGCATATCAATCAAATACGGATTTATTGATAAAACCGGAAAGCTAGTTATTCCTGCGCGCTATAATTATGCCGATTCGTTTACGGATGGCGCCGCACGCGTGTCTTCTGAGGACACCTACGGTTTTATTAACAAGAGCGGCGAGTTTCTGTTTGAGCCCAATTACACCGCTGTTCAGCCTTTCTCAGAGGGCCTTGCCTACGTTGAACGCAATGGCAAATCCTTTTTCGTCGATAAACAAGGAAAAAGAGCTACCATGAACGTGAGTTCCAGCGGCCCTTTCTCAAACGGACTAGCCCCTGTTCAAGCAGGCTCATCCTTTGGTTATATCAATCAGCAAGGTGCTTATGCGATCAAACCTGCGGCTGCATATAGCTATGCCGAGCCATTCCGGGGAGAGCTGGCTGTCGTCGAGCTCCGCGAAAATGCTAAAATGAAGACGCCCGCTATGAAAGCCTACATCAATAAGACAGGCGCAATCGTTTGGAACAATATTGAAGACGTGAAATGGCAGAGCTAGCTTCCTTTTTCACCCGCATAACCGTTATGCACAAAATAGTCCTGGGCTTCCATCCACTGGCGCGCCACAAAATCACGGCCCCGGACACGTACGCCCTGCTCGTATACTTCTATATAATAGCCTTGGCTGCCGGCCTTATGCGCATCCTCATCCGTCCACAAATAAGCGACGGATGCTGCGTTGAACATGGTTGCGATCTCGCCTTGCCCATCAAACACCGTATGCGGCGCATCCAGTTCCCAGTGGGTGTGCCCGGTGAATAATATTACCTGCGGCCAGCCGGCTAGCACCGCGCGCAGCTCTTCGTCCTGATTAACACCGTACCACTCCTGCTCCTCCAGCGAGCCGGCAACTGTATCTTTCAGCGGCTGATGAAGAAATAGGAACACGGGACGCGAATCCCCGCGATGCTCCTCCAGCTTCTCTCCAAGCCACGCTAGCTGCG from the Paenibacillus sp. BIHB 4019 genome contains:
- the pth gene encoding aminoacyl-tRNA hydrolase; its protein translation is MKWIVGLGNPGSQYQGTRHNVGFMVIDELARRWGIQVTQSKCKALIGEGNVNGTKVVLIKPMTYMNLSGESVRSFIDYFKSDVTEGLVVYDDLDTEVGRIRLRFQGGPGGHNGIKSLIAHLGTQTFDRIRMGITRPQPGGNIADYVLSNFPKSEQEQLKTMIDQACDAAEFSLKASFEETMAKFNR
- a CDS encoding anti-sigma-F factor Fin family protein, producing the protein MAVNYICKHCRTPIGTIAGGDGITEQQLGFDFLTLEERSDIITYDQHGDVTVKVICDYCREALEANPELNLIASPLQ
- a CDS encoding WG repeat-containing protein, which codes for MRLFRTLWMFAIITSLITGTVSASSADGTVSQKETKPAAEARNYLYLIKKDGKYGYINQTGKIVIEPVYDGGSRSFSFKPNEPVQVTDNKQKKIIYFSAEGTKLFECPQERCVGIMQNERVIYTEKIEGADGKLQKRYGYLNAKGEKITEPIFHKAREFSEGLAIVTMGKGSGYINTAGELVIPYQFSSSANFSDGMAVVGYLKKSKDGISIKYGFIDKTGKLVIPARYNYADSFTDGAARVSSEDTYGFINKSGEFLFEPNYTAVQPFSEGLAYVERNGKSFFVDKQGKRATMNVSSSGPFSNGLAPVQAGSSFGYINQQGAYAIKPAAAYSYAEPFRGELAVVELRENAKMKTPAMKAYINKTGAIVWNNIEDVKWQS